From Desulfobacterales bacterium:
GGGGGATGAAACTTTAGCGGGCTAGCGCCAACGAATCCGGGTTCCGATGGAGTCGCTGGGGCAAAATCAAATCTCGGAACTAAGCATGTAGACGCGCAAGGGGAGTGTTTTCGGACGCGGGTTCGACTCCCGCCGCCTCCACCAAATAAAGAGAGGGGAATCAGCTAGTTGCTGGTTTCCCTCTTCCTTTTTTGGTTTTCCCTTGGTTTTCCCAAAAGGGCTCCTTGATAAATGTCTTTTACCTCTGCTGACTCCACCCGGAAATATCTCTCAAAAGCCTTGATAGGGTGGACCGCTCGCTACGCTCACAAACGGACCACCCTATCGGCCCGCTGTCGAGTTCCTCGAACACAATGAATAGAACTGGCAGGAATGTCCACCAGGATGTCAGACGGCATGGAGAAAAGTGAGCTGGATTGTACGTCAGAGATAAATGATGAACTCGTAACAACCCGAAAGGCTTCAAATGCCACCCAATAAAATCAACAAGTTACAAGACGAATCACGTCCGTCGAGCGGGTTGTTGCGAGACCGACATAAATGACTCTATACGAAGACCGAAATCATAAGTATCTATAGCATCGGTAGTATAAGCGCCGCCCAGGGCATCGGGGTTATAGGATAGGTTTTCAGCTTCTAATGGCGGGGTTTCATCAAGAGCGGTTTCAGCCTGGGTTGCCTGGGTATGTGCGTTGGATGCGGCTATCTGTGCATCAAGCAAACGTTGTTTTATGGCGTCGTTTGTCGGGTCAGCGGCAAGTTGTTGCTCAAGGTCGCTTACGATGCCGTCCCAATAGTTTTTACTGTCGTTAGCGGCAACTAAGGCTTCACTTTTGGCAGCTAACTCGCAATCATAAGGAGTCGGGGCAATATATGGCGGGGCTGTGTCAACTTGACTTGGATCCTGGGTATCAACAATTGTTACAGTGGATGGATCTGCAACAGCCATATCAGCGGTTACAGGGTGCCGGAGATGCAAGGCATCGCCAGGTGAGCTATACATCGGTATGCGAACCTGACGATAACACGGCAGATTCGGTGCCCTGTGATCGCTTGTGTTTATCCTGCTGTGCAGGGAGTTCTGAAAATCAGAATGGCGGCGGCGCCTGGCAAGGGTTCCGGTGGTGGTGGAATCTTTGTCAAAAGAACGTCTGTTATGGTATAATTATACGGTTCAGCGGGAAGCGGATCGGCCGGGGAGAGGGAAGGGATGACCGGGCCGGTAAAATCGGGCCGCGGCCTATTTGGTATAAAAAACAAAAAAAGGCTGTAACCCGTTACGGTTACAGCCCGTTTGTTTTTCCTGGTGCCGAAGGGGAGACTTGAACTCCCACGAGGATACCCCCACTAGACCCTGAACCTAGCGCGTCTACCAATTCCGCCACTTCGGCAAAAGTTGGCGACACTATAATGAGCGGGAATTTTGTTTGTCAAGATATTCTTGCCGGACAGGTAAAAAGCCCGGACAAAATTAACCGAGTCTGTTTGCCCGGCCCCCGGCCGGTCGATTGAGACCAGACGACAATATGAAGATATATACGAGCCTTGCGCAGATCGAGCCGCCGCTTGCCAATACCTGCGTGACCATCGGCAACTTTGACGGGGTCCATCTCGGCCATCAGATGTTGTTCAGCGAGGTGGTCGGCCGGGCCTACCATGATAAGCGGGTGAGCGTGGCGATCACCTTTGATCCGCATCCCCTCCAGGTGTTGCGACCGGACATCGGCATCAAGATGATCTGCACCTTTGAACAGAAAAGAGAACTGATCGAGATGGCCGGGATCGATGTCCTGGTCGTGCTCCCGTTCAGCCGGGAGTTCGCCGCCACCACGGCCGAGGATTTTGTCGACCGGATATTGATCAACAAGATCGGGGTCAACCACCTGGTGATCGGTTATGACTATGCCTTTGGCAAGGGGCGACAGGGCGACAGCTCGTTTCTCAGGGAACAGGGCCGGCGCAAGGGGTTTCCGGTAACAGTGGTGGAACCCTACTATGTTGATGATCTGCTGGTCAGTTCCACCATGATCCGGGAACTGGTCGGCCAGGGCCGGATGCGGGACGTAAAGAAACTCCTGGGCCGGGCCTATCAGATCCGCGGCGAGGTGCAGAAGGGCCGGCGGCGGGGCGGGCCGGTGGTCGGTTTCCCCACCGCCAACCTGCATATATCGGAAGAGGATCTCTGTCCCCGGCACGGGGTGTACGTCACCCAGGTCGCTTATGGCGGTAAATGTTACGGCGGGGTGCTCAACATCGGCTACAACCCCACCTTTGGCGAGGAGAAACTCTCGGCCGAGACCCATATCTTTGACTTTAACCAGGATATCTACGGCCATAAGATCAAGATCAACCTGCTCCGCTTCCTGCGCGGCGAACGCAAGTTTGCCGGGCCTGCTGAACTGGCCGCCCAGATCAGCCTGGATATCGAGCAGGCCAGAGAGGTGCTGGCCGAGGCGGACAAGGAGTTCCGCCTCTCATGCGAGGAGAAGTTCAACCGCTCATAGACCGGTCCGGATAATCCGGCGGCCGGTGTTTCCGGCTGGCAATGATTCAGCTTGGATTTACTTGCCATTCGAAAGAGAGTGCCTATAGTGTAGTCACATTTTCTGGTGAAACAGAAGGCGGCACTTGTTATAGTTGTTTGAAATATTTAAGAAAGAGGGTTGAATAATGTCGACGGATACCATGCGGGAGGATCTGGGCAAGATCATTGCCGAGTTGGAACAGAAATGTGTTGATAAACCGAAATCGGTTCCAGCCCACCATCATCTGGGGCTGGTGTACCTCAAGGCCGGCCGGCCGGATGACGCTGTTCGG
This genomic window contains:
- a CDS encoding bifunctional riboflavin kinase/FAD synthetase, translated to MKIYTSLAQIEPPLANTCVTIGNFDGVHLGHQMLFSEVVGRAYHDKRVSVAITFDPHPLQVLRPDIGIKMICTFEQKRELIEMAGIDVLVVLPFSREFAATTAEDFVDRILINKIGVNHLVIGYDYAFGKGRQGDSSFLREQGRRKGFPVTVVEPYYVDDLLVSSTMIRELVGQGRMRDVKKLLGRAYQIRGEVQKGRRRGGPVVGFPTANLHISEEDLCPRHGVYVTQVAYGGKCYGGVLNIGYNPTFGEEKLSAETHIFDFNQDIYGHKIKINLLRFLRGERKFAGPAELAAQISLDIEQAREVLAEADKEFRLSCEEKFNRS